The region tgtaatatCTGTAATGCTTGGTTGAAGTGTTTTTGAAGCAAATGGCAGAATGGATTTCCTTGTCTGAAAAAGGACTGCAGTATGAATGGTTTGAACTTCTCCTAACTTTtctgtgagtttttttttaaaaaaaattagtaagcTCGATAGTTTATGGGACAAagtatcaaattttgaatctgAACCGAAAAATTCAGAAGCCGACTAAATGTCAAACTCTTGCCATCAAGGATGACATGCATGCTTCCATGTTTTCCTCAACAACTCCAATAAAAAAGGAACTATAGTTAAATATGAATTTACTCGTGACCTGAATGTGAATCATGCGTTACCATGCTCTAATGGATTGGCCGTCTGAACTCTTtacacagagaaaaaaaaagtgcgaTAACTTTCTTCAGCTTAGACAAAATTATGAGAACAAATACGATTATCATGAGAACAAATACGATAACTTTCTTCAGCATAGTATACATAGGATTGGCAAACAGGAGGAAATAAGGAATGTCGTCCATCAGAACGAATCAATGCACTAAACTATACGATAATTATGAGACATCTTTGGTCTTTTTCAATGATTTGTCAGAATAAGATACATTTGTGCAAATCGAGACTTGACGATAAAGGAACATTAATGATAAGACAGTGACGAGCGTAATTATCCTTCAGGTTTACTGAAGATAAAAAAGAGGGTAATTATCCGATcgatatatgtaaataaaaaataatttataaataaaacttttatatacgtgtttttaacgatctaaaaattaatgtgaaaaataaattacaatgaacaaactccaaaatcaacttaaaatgtaaggttaaaatttaaattttagcttgtaaatataaataaaagcaaaatgaCGAGGGTGAAAAAGACCAGAAGGATACCTTTTGTTGGATTTCAACTAAATAGATGCTACTTTTTGTTGGGCTTTAGTCAGATCGGCATAGGGATGGCCGTGGATCGACCCATGGGTATTTTAGTCTACTCTAGTTCGACTAAatgaacaaattttattttgtgataaaaGTTAGTTCATTTCGTTAAACTAGAATTGACCCTGAATTACCCGCGGATCGACCAATTCTCATCCTTAGATCGGCACAGGTTCGATGGTTTTTCCTTGTCCAACCGGCATCCTGGTCTCTCTGTGTTGGATTAACTGGAGGTGATTATCCAAGATTCAATGTGACAGTCTGTGATTTTTTGGGTTGGGACGTCACTACTGAGAGACAGTTTTGTCATTTGCTAAAAGTCTGACCTTTCTACGTTTGGACTCCGTCTAACTCTACTGCAGACAAGATTCTTTGGCTTAGCTACTTGTACGGTTGTACCAGGCCGAGTATTTTGACCGTTGACTTCCCCTAAAATATGAAGAGATCAATAGCCAGTGACCTTATGATATGGAAATCATGGCTCAGATTGATAGGGAGTATCTAAagttttttcagaaaattgcATGAGTGTTTGTTCTGATATGGAAATTCCTGTGAGCTTGTCCTGCATAAGGAGCATCCAAAGCAACATTGATCATCAAGGTAAATATTATCATtgttaaggttgaaaaaatgTGATCATGCAAAATTGCGGTCCtgaatttgattaaaaaaaagttgtttgaCGGTATCAACCAATCAAGGATTGTGGGATCAATGCAGAATTCTCTCAACTTTCATCTGCTATGTAGTACCATATAAGGACGGCAAGACCTGTTTCGGGGCCAACACTTGACTTGAGCAAAGACAAGTAGATGGTCatcgtttcgtttttttagaaaaaaagcaaaacaatatgTAGGATCGTAACAgagtaaaaaaactataagagaggggtgaatggtagctagatcaaaaaaccaaattttttcgcggaaataaaagattaccttcacaaaagcCTTACCGAAGCCTCCGGTCGCACTGCGAATGTaccaccggtcagaccgccgttatgtggccggtcagactACTCGCATAacctcggtcagaccgacgttgagtggccggtcagaccgccagcCTACCTACGGTTAGACCGTCGGGATCCTGGAAAAACGCCGATCGACAAAgcttcaagatgtagattgaatctctcgacttttattgatcaaccagtgtttacaaagtgcatagaaagcaCTCCTAACCAAAACTCTCGATCTAAAATCGAAATAGAGTCGAAACCCTAACTTTTTCTCTCAAACGGCACAAAAAAGCTCTCcaggggcatacccctcggtacctatttataatcTCGACGTGGTTATGCAAGACCCACGTATCTAGCAAGAATTAGTACTCCTAATCTCGTGGGAAACCAATCCTTATCCAtaactaaccatatctctatctctaatacaacaaatcttctcaaatccggactctatccgaactcaacttccatatctcatacgcacacaatatctccatcgtatgtcacatggaatcttcaccaccacgtgCATTGAACTCTAGCCTAAGTATCTCGCATGATATCTCGACCGCCGGACGTCAACTTATCTCCAAATTGACTCCCGATCCATCACCGGCAATACTCTCCCGAGACATCAAGTCATCTAcacatgaataaaacaaagaaaccatattccgAGATCAAGCTATCTCTAACTTgactcatgattagcaaaacaacagtacccatacgtatagaaaccaactagaagtcgaattcacGAAGAACAAATCCGAAACCGAAAAGAAAACCGAAAGCTAAAACCTTCGGGGCTGACCTGCCGGTTTGACCGCCCAgatacctgcggtctgaccacAGTTATCTGAAAGGTCTGACCGTCCAtatacctgcggtctgacaGCCCGGtcatttttcacaaaaacatttaactcgcaaaccaccaatttgttcatcacaaaaacatgtataaacatgttcttagtaatataaatataaatgctgaaaataaatgaaaataaaaaactctaaaattatctttaaattaaattttaaaatttagttcataaacataagcaaaagcgaaaagataagttTAATAGTCGTAGTCCGTTCTGTTGTACGGCATCCTTCTTGCTTGTATTACACATCTACCGCTGCTGATCGAGTTTGAATGTTCCAAATCCTACGAAACTACCATGAATGTTTGAAGAACTTTTTTATTGCAGTATTTTGACATACCgtatttttagtataaaaatttagtttatctaAATACTAAGCATCTTGACGTATTAagattttacaataaaaaattatgcccTTAAGGTCATTTATCAAGGGCAGTAAAATTTACCAAAAGTCTCCTACCAACTTGTACGTCTACATCTACTCACACGCGattataaaatacaaattCTGAACCACAGAAACGTGAATTCTTGTTCTATTAAACTTACGACATTTACCCTTAAaaagtggattttttttcactcagGAGCTACTTTACTATGCTGTTTTTTATTGGTTGTAAAAACAATTtggttcatttatttttctctaatcACATACTTCATATGATCATATATACCACGTTAACTATCGGtacttagaaaaatatataaactgcTAAATATTAATTGATTGACATTATTTCTAAGACAATAGTactaatattgttttattatcagtagaGTGAACAGTAAAACTAACTTTATTAAACAAAAAGGAGTTGCCTTTTTCCATCGACTTGACACGAGATAATCACCTCTtggtataaaaaagttgtggCGCTGCGGTTTGATCGgtacaaaaaatacataatacgTAGAAAAATACATACGAGACGAGCAAAGCAGCAGCACGACGACGCTGCACTGCACCCGGTCTTTGAAAGCTACCACccagcgcgcgcgccgcgaccgacgacgacgaccaccaccaccaccgcaacCGAAaggctctcctcctctctccgtCTGCGCTCTCGATCTTTGCTTCTTGTGTCCGTGACCGCGAGCGTCGACCATGGCGGATGGTGGGAGGGATGGCGTGATGGAGGTCGCGAAGCACATGGGGAAGAGCCTCGCCGTGTCCAAGAACGCCGCCGACGACATGATGCGCGTGCTGTCGAGGTACGAAGGGGAAGCGCCGGTGTTTCCCCTGTCGTCGTCTCCGgtggaggcagaggaggaggatgaggaggtgttcgcggcggcggaggacgtcatCCGCCGGTGCAACTCCTCCTTGCCGCCGCCTGAGATGGTTGACTACCTCtacgccgtcgacgacgcgatcgccgcggcggagctcgGGGGTCAGCTGGCGTCGCGCGCCGAGGAGGCCCTGCAGGCCGCCATGCCGCGCctcgaggaggaggtgcgCGCGCTGCTCTGCTCCTCCGTGCGCCGCATCTCGCTCGACTCGGCCGACGGCCTCGACGACGAGAACGCGACCCCCGACGGGTCCCCGCGACGCGACGCGCTCTCGCCGGACGCGGCCGCCTCCGTCAGCGGCGTCGCGGCGCGCATGCTGCGCGCCGGGTACGGCCCGGAGCTCGCGCAGGTGTACGTCACCGTCCGCCGCGACGCGCTCGCGGAGTCCGTGGCGCACCTCGGCGTCGAGGCCGTCGCCATCGAGGAGGTGCTCAAGATGGAGTGGGGAATCCTCGACCAGAAGATTCGGCGCTGGAGCCACGCCATCAGAGTTGTGGTCAAGACCCttctcgccggcgagcggcggctcTGCGACGAGGTGTTCGCCTCCGACGAGGAGCTCGGCCACGAGTGCTTCGCCGACGTCGCCAGGGGCTGCGTCCTGCAGCTCATCGGCTTCGTGGAAGCAGTCGCGATGTCCCCCCCGGCGACGGAGAAGCTCTACCGCATGCTCGGGATGTACGAGGCGCTCACCGACGTCGAGCCGGAGCTCGACTCCCTCTTCACCGGCGACGCGCGCGACTTCTTCTCCGCCGAGGTCTCAGACGTCGTCGCGCAGCTGAGCAACACCGTCCGCCACACGATCGACCAGTTCGTCAACGTCATCCACGACGAGTCTTCCCGGCGAGCGGTGCAAGGCGGAGAGATCCACCCCATGACACGCTACGTGCTCAACTACtgcggcctcctcgccgagtgCCGCGCCACGCTCGACATGGTCCTCGCCGACACCAAGGGCAAtaacgacgacagcgacgacgacgaagctcccgccgacggcgcctcctcgacgccgtcggggCGGTGCATGCGCGAGCTGCTCACCCACCTGCTGCGGAAGCTCGACGAGAAGTCCCGCCTCTACGACGACGCCGGGCTGAAGAACATCTTCCTCATGAACAACCTCTACTACATCGTGCAGAAGATGATGGAGCTACCGGCGCTCCGGGAGCTCCTCGGCGACGACTGGGTGCGCCGGCACCGCGGGCAGATCCGGCAGTACGAGACCGGGTACCTCCGGGCGTCGTGGATGGCCGTGCTGGCGTGCCTCCGCGACGACAGCTCGCCGGCGCACAGCAGGGCGGCGCTCAAGGACAAGGCGAGGAGCTTCAACGCGGCGTTCGAGGAGCTGTACCGGAGCCAGACGGCGTGGAAGGTGACCGACCCGCAGCTCCGGGAGGAGCTCCGGATCGCCGTGTCGGAGCGCCTCATCCCGGCGTACCGGTCGTTCGTCGGGCGGTCGAGGACGCTGCTGGAgtccggcggcagcagcagccggcactcggcggcgcggcacaTCAAGTACAGCCTCGAGGATCTTGAGGACTACATGCTCGATTTCTTCGAAGGCGTTCAGAAGTTCGTCAGGTGATCACaaattcagagtttcagtGAAGCCTTACTCCACTCACGAATGTTCAGAAGTTCGTCAGG is a window of Oryza brachyantha chromosome 8, ObraRS2, whole genome shotgun sequence DNA encoding:
- the LOC102710432 gene encoding exocyst complex component EXO70B1-like — its product is MADGGRDGVMEVAKHMGKSLAVSKNAADDMMRVLSRYEGEAPVFPLSSSPVEAEEEDEEVFAAAEDVIRRCNSSLPPPEMVDYLYAVDDAIAAAELGGQLASRAEEALQAAMPRLEEEVRALLCSSVRRISLDSADGLDDENATPDGSPRRDALSPDAAASVSGVAARMLRAGYGPELAQVYVTVRRDALAESVAHLGVEAVAIEEVLKMEWGILDQKIRRWSHAIRVVVKTLLAGERRLCDEVFASDEELGHECFADVARGCVLQLIGFVEAVAMSPPATEKLYRMLGMYEALTDVEPELDSLFTGDARDFFSAEVSDVVAQLSNTVRHTIDQFVNVIHDESSRRAVQGGEIHPMTRYVLNYCGLLAECRATLDMVLADTKGNNDDSDDDEAPADGASSTPSGRCMRELLTHLLRKLDEKSRLYDDAGLKNIFLMNNLYYIVQKMMELPALRELLGDDWVRRHRGQIRQYETGYLRASWMAVLACLRDDSSPAHSRAALKDKARSFNAAFEELYRSQTAWKVTDPQLREELRIAVSERLIPAYRSFVGRSRTLLESGGSSSRHSAARHIKYSLEDLEDYMLDFFEGVQKFVR